The proteins below are encoded in one region of Oryzias melastigma strain HK-1 linkage group LG7, ASM292280v2, whole genome shotgun sequence:
- the si:dkey-8e10.3 gene encoding serine/threonine-protein kinase SBK1, with translation MIELGLADGSLIDELMELTAQSINHLEIQERFNVIKEIGRGKYGKVLLVTHRCRGTPMALKVMPKASTKLQGFLREYCISLHLSCHPCIVGLFGIAFQSKEHYCFAQELVIGRDLFAVIQPKVGIPESSVKRCALQVASALEFIHSHGLVHRDIKPENILLLDSHCQQVKLADFGLAQKRGTMIRFITGTLPYMAPELCSMALLDGQREVTAPPLSVEPSLDTWAFGVVIFCILTGYFPWDRCMDSDDFYQEFAGWCRMEQRSYTEKDIPPLWKKFTPEAMEMFGKLLALDARDRFSVGEVRGYMEMEWMKKT, from the exons ATGATTGAGCTGGGCCTCGCTGATGGCAGCCTGATCGACGAGCTGATGGAGCTGACCGCTCAGAGCATCAACCACCTGGAGATCCAGGAACGCTTCAACGTGATCAAGGAGATCGGACGAGGAAAATATGGCAAAGTGCTGCTGGTCACTCATCGTTGTAGAG GGACGCCCATGGCCTTGAAAGTGATGCCAAAAGCCTCGACTAAGCTGCAGGGCTTTCTGCGGGAGTACTGCATCTCGTTACACCTGTCCTGCCACCCCTGCATCGTGGGCCTCTTCGGGATTGCCTTCCAGTCTAAAGAGCACTACTGCTTTGCTCAAGAGCTCGTCATCGGGAGGGACCTGTTTGCCGTCATCCAGCCAAAG gtgGGTATTCCGGAATCCTCGGTAAAACGCTGCGCTCTTCAGGTCGCGAGCGCTCTGGAGTTCATCCACAGTCATGGGCTGGTCCACCGCGACATCAAGCCTGAAAACATCCTCCTGCTGGACAGTCACTGCCAGCAGGTCAAGCTGGCAGACTTTGGGCTGGCCCAGAAAAGAGGCACCATGATACGCTTCATCACGGGAACCCTCCCCTACATGGCTCCAGAACTGTGCAGCATGGCCCTGCTGGACGGGCAGAGAGAAGTGACTGCCCCTCCTCTGAGCGTGGAGCCCAGTCTGGACACTTGGGCCTTTGGTGTGGTCATTTTTTGCATCCTTACAGGTTACTTCCCCTGGGATCGTTGCATGGACTCGGATGATTTCTACCAAGAATTTGCAGGGTGGTGCAGAATGGAGCAGAGGTCCTACACCGAGAAGGACATCCCTCCGCTGTGGAAGAAGTTCACTCCAGAGGCCATGGAGATGTTTGGGAAGCTCCTGGCTCTGGATGCAAGAGACAGGTTCAGTGTGGGGGAGGTGAGAGGATACATGGAGATGGAGTGGATGAAGAAGACCTAG